A genomic window from Silene latifolia isolate original U9 population chromosome 11, ASM4854445v1, whole genome shotgun sequence includes:
- the LOC141613720 gene encoding uncharacterized protein LOC141613720 has protein sequence MRKDVMEFAKRCDACQRHAHVSHQLTEPLHQKLEEIGGKWAEELPLVLWADKTTPKVATGQTPFSLVFGAEAVIPSEVRVPTHRYGCIIEDRNQVEMANSLDTIDELRTSAQIRMASYRQTVARSYNKNIIVRTL, from the exons atgcgcaaagatgTCATGGAATTCGCAAAAAGATGTGACGCTTGTCAGAGGCACGCCCACGTTAGCCACCAGCTAACAGAGCCTCTGCACCAG AAGCTGGAGGAGATTGGGGGCAAATGGGCAGAAGAGCTACCTCTGGTTCTCTGGGCTGACAAAACCACACCAAAGGTTGCAACGGGACAAactcccttcagcctggtgttcggAGCAGAAGCAGTCATCCCATCCGAAGTTAGGGTCCCAacccacagatatggatgcataataGAAGATCGGAATCAGGTGGAAATGGCAAACAGTCTGGACACGATAGACGAACTCAGAACCAGCGCCCAAATCAGGATGGCTTCATACAGACAGACTGTGGCTAGAAGCTATAACAAGAATATAATAGTAAGAACCCTGTAG